Below is a window of Candidatus Binataceae bacterium DNA.
CGATAATCGCGGCGAGCAGGAGCCAGGCCGCGACATCTGCGATTCGCAAAACATTAATGATCCGGGACTGTGCGATTGACTGCGGGCGATAGAAGAGAACTCCCAGTGTGGAAAAGAAGAGCAGTTGGTACACCTCGGCCAACGCTATGAACAGAATGGAACTAAGTATCTGCAGAAACGGCACTCCCGTCTTTCGATGGAGATACCACGCGACGCCGCCCTGGCCGAGATTGCTGTTTATCAGCGCGAGCAGGTTCATGCTCGCACGGATCGGCATCACGTCGCGCAGCCGCAACTCGGCATTGAAGCGGCGGACCACCCAAGTAAGGCAAAATGAATCGATGGTCCAGTAGCACAGTGAAAAAGGCAGGAAAACTCCAAAGAACTTTAAAACCGGAACCTCTTCCAGCGCCGCGCCGAGCCTGGCAGCCGGAATCCGCCAGAATACCAGGGCGAAAATAATCAGCGTCCCGGCGAAGGGAAGCGCTTTGCGCCAGTGCGCGGACGTTCTCAAAGAGCGGGCGCTGTCAGCATCGGCCATCAGCGGGCCAGCCGGAGCGCCGCCGCGCGCCGCCGCGATGACGGCCGGTCATTGCTCCGCCCGGCCAAATTCCCGCTCCGCTGCCAGGAACTGCTTCATCGCCTGTTCCGGTATGCGCGATTCGAGTTTGGGATTCAGCACTACCTTGACCATGCCGTCCTCCATTCCGAACTCGAGCATACCGGGATGAAACTGATTATTTTTGACTTCAGTGGCGATTCGCAGAAATGCCTGGGCCGTTGCAGTCACGGCGCTGGCAAGAACGACGCCGGGCATCACGTCATTCTGATTGCGTATTGCACCGAAGGCCAGGACGTGCGCCTGCGCCGCGGCCTGAAAGACTCCCAGCCCGGCGGCATCGGCATCGTGCACGATCAGGTCCGCACCTTGGCTGATTTGCGCCAACGCCGCTTCCTTGGCTGCACCTACGTCGTCGAACTTGCCGATATAGCTAATCAGCATCCGGCCTCTGGGCCGCACCGAGAGGAAGCCGCGTCTGAACCCGTCGAAGGTCTGCCGAATCGACGGCAGTTCGATGCCGCCTATCGCGCCGACGACTCCGGTTCTGGTGACTCCGCCCGCGAGCACGCCTTCGGCATAGGCCGCCTGATCGAATTTGAAGGTTAACGAAGCGACGTTGCGCGACGATTGGCTGCCCGAACTGACCACGAAATAAACATGAGGAAAATCCCGCGCCACGCTGATCGCGGAGTCGGTGTATTCGTAGCCATGCGCGAAAATCAGGTTGAACCCGCGCGAAGCGAAGTCGCGGAAGCCATCGTCGAAGTCAGCCGGCGATCGGGTCTGCACCAGCGCCGTTTCGGCTCCGAGCTTTTCCTTGATTAGCCGCAAGCCGTCGAAGGCGGCCGCGTTCCAGCCGGCGTCGCTGACCGGCCCCGGGGTCAGCAACGCGACACGGAAGGCGGCGGCGCTCGACGGAGCCTTATGCGGGGAAGTGCAGGCTGCGCACGAGATCATTGCACAAATGGTTAGCGCGGCGTTCCAACGCCATCTGGCCGCGAGCGCACGGAAACCTGGGTGGATCATCATGAACCGAACGGGCTAAGCTTTCTTTCGGGCGCAGAGTATCATGCGGCGAGTTTCAATCCCGTATTTCTCGCCGTCGAAGCCACCATGTACTCCGACGCTTGCGAACCCGGCGCGCTCCAGCAGCCTGAGCATTTCCGTGAGCGTGTAGAGGCGGATATCGTGTCCCGGCGAATCGTGACGACTGCCGTCCGGACCCACGATCACAAACCGCACACGCATCCGGCTCGATTCAAGGTCGAGCGCGCGATGCTCGACATATAGCGTGCCGTCGGGCTCCGCATGCCAGTCGTTCTGAATGTAATTCGCAACCGCCCATTCGCGGTTCAACATGTCCAGGAGAAGCTGACCTCCCCGTCTGAGAGATCGTGAGATCGATCCGAGAACCTTCAGATCTTCGGCCTCGGACTCGAGGTAGCCGAACGACGAATACATATTGATTACGGCGTCGAAATGGTTATCGAACGGTATCTCGCGCATATCCGCCAGCACGGTATCTATTGCAGTCTGATGGTCGGCGGCCGTGCGTCGAGCGAGATCGAGATAAGCCTGGCTCAGATCGAGGCCGGTTACCCTGTATCCGCGCTGAGCAAGCAGTACACTGTGACGGCCGGGACCGCAGCAGAGATCGAGCACCCGGGCGTCCGGGCTCAAGCCCAGTTTTTGCGCGGCGAACGCAACCTCTTTTTCCGCACGCTCTGCGGTGAATGTATGGCGATAGATGTTAAGGTAGTCGTCGCCAAAGAAGTTCACGTACCAGGCATTCTGCGCCGTTCCCATGCGGGTCCCTCGAAT
It encodes the following:
- a CDS encoding BMP family protein, translating into MMIHPGFRALAARWRWNAALTICAMISCAACTSPHKAPSSAAAFRVALLTPGPVSDAGWNAAAFDGLRLIKEKLGAETALVQTRSPADFDDGFRDFASRGFNLIFAHGYEYTDSAISVARDFPHVYFVVSSGSQSSRNVASLTFKFDQAAYAEGVLAGGVTRTGVVGAIGGIELPSIRQTFDGFRRGFLSVRPRGRMLISYIGKFDDVGAAKEAALAQISQGADLIVHDADAAGLGVFQAAAQAHVLAFGAIRNQNDVMPGVVLASAVTATAQAFLRIATEVKNNQFHPGMLEFGMEDGMVKVVLNPKLESRIPEQAMKQFLAAEREFGRAEQ
- a CDS encoding methyltransferase domain-containing protein → MGTAQNAWYVNFFGDDYLNIYRHTFTAERAEKEVAFAAQKLGLSPDARVLDLCCGPGRHSVLLAQRGYRVTGLDLSQAYLDLARRTAADHQTAIDTVLADMREIPFDNHFDAVINMYSSFGYLESEAEDLKVLGSISRSLRRGGQLLLDMLNREWAVANYIQNDWHAEPDGTLYVEHRALDLESSRMRVRFVIVGPDGSRHDSPGHDIRLYTLTEMLRLLERAGFASVGVHGGFDGEKYGIETRRMILCARKKA